Proteins encoded in a region of the Ziziphus jujuba cultivar Dongzao chromosome 3, ASM3175591v1 genome:
- the LOC107422887 gene encoding PH, RCC1 and FYVE domains-containing protein 1 isoform X4, which produces MQLRTNAGDGFRISVSSTPSCSSGASGPDDIESLGDVYMWGEVWSDGILPDGSVSSIPIKTDVLTPKPLESNVVLDVHQIACGVRHVALVTRQGEVFTWGEESGGRLGHGIDKDYSRPSLVEFLAVNNVDFVACGEYHTCAVSTSGDLFTWGDGTHNAGLLGQGNEVSHWIPKRVAGPLEGLQVLSVSCGTWHSALATSSGKLFTFGDGTFGVLGHGDRESVPYPKEVQSLCGLKTIKVSCGVWHTAAIVEVMGQPGANVSSRKLFTWGDGDKYRLGHGSKDTYLLPTCVSSLIDYNFQQLACGHTMTVALTTSGHVFTMGGTAYGQLGNPSSDGKIPCLVQDKLVGEFVEEISCGAYHVAVLTSRSEVFTWGRGSNGRLGHGDIEDRKTPTLVEALRDRHVKNISCGSNFTSSICIHKWVSGADQSVCSGCRQQFGFTRKRHNCYNCGLVHCHACSSKKALKAALAPTPGKPHRVCDACHAKLKAAEAGNNINRKATTPRPSVDSREYSSRVDVRSSRVLLSPTMEPVKYLEIKSGRPGNRYDYPSMVRASQVPSLLQLKDIAFPSSLSAIQNALKPVMPTSPQPQPQPLVNSRPSSPYSRRPSPPRSTTPVFSRGVIDSLRKTNDVLNQEVSKLQNQIRSLKQKCDGQDQEIQKLTKEAKESASVAAEQFSKWRAAKELLKSFTEQLKEMSEKVPPEVSESEIFKSLHARSEEFLKTSSAVSKIYTDWPTSLDQRVEDCSSARVSDLSHDGDHGSARVSNQSHDEGYSSRASASNTKDNEPQPSSENGFKSHESSTRKSEGGKEVIEQFEPGVYVTLLQLRDGTRVFRRVKFSKRRFSEQQAEEWWNGNKDRLLRRYNQHKTNTASTESSNGPAPAAEENNEATTPVSET; this is translated from the exons ATGCAACTAAGAACAAATGCTGGAGATGGTTTTCGTATTAGCGTTTCAAGCACTCCTAGCTGTTCAAGTGGAGCATCTGGACCTGATGACATAGAATCATTAGGAGACGTTTATATGTGGGGAGAGGTTTGGTCTGATGGGATTTTACCAGATGGGTCTGTGAGCTCAATCCCTATAAAAACTGATGTGCTAACTCCAAAGCCCCTAGAATCAAATGTCGTTCTTGATGTTCATCAGATTGCTTGTGGTGTACGTCATGTTGCTCTTGTAACAAGGCAAGGTGAGGTTTTCACCTGGGGAGAGGAATCTGGGGGGAGACTTGGTCATGGGATTGATAAAGACTATAGTCGCCCCAGCCTTGTTGAGTTCTTGGCAGTCAATAATGTAGATTTTGTTGCATGTGGCGAATATCATACATGTGCTGTATCTACATCTGGTGATTTATTTACCTGGGGTGATGGCACCCATAATGCCGGACTTCTAGGCCAGGGCAATGAAGTTAGTCATTGGATACCTAAAAGGGTTGCTGGTCCTTTAGAAGGACTTCAGGTTTTATCGGTTTCATGTGGAACTTGGCATTCGGCATTGGCAACTTCCAGTGGGAAACTGTTTACATTTGGTGATGGAACATTTGGTGTTCTTGGCCATGGAGATCGAGAGAGCGTTCCATATCCAAAGGAGGTACAGTCATTGTGTGGACTAAAGACTATAAAGGTTTCTTGTGGAGTATGGCATACTGCAGCTATCGTAGAGGTTATGGGTCAGCCTGGTGCAAATGTTTCCTCTAGAAAGTTGTTCACCTGGGGAGATGGTGACAAATATCGTTTGGGACATGGAAGCAAGGATACTTACCTTCTTCCCACCTGTGTCTCTTCACTTATTGACTACAACTTCCAGCAGCTCGCATGTGGGCATACTATGACTGTCGCCCTCACGACATCAGGTCATGTCTTTACCATGGGTGGTACAGCATATGGACAGCTAGGCAATCCAAGCTCTGATGGAAAGATTCCTTGCTTGGTACAGGATAAATTGGTAGGTGAGTTTGTTGAAGAAATATCTTGTGGGGCATATCATGTTGCAGTCCTCACATCAAGAAGTGAAGTATTCACTTGGGGGAGAGGTTCTAATGGAAGATTGGGACATGGAGATATAGAAGATCGAAAGACTCCAACTTTGGTCGAAGCACTGAGAGATAGGCATGTCAAAAATATATCATGCGGTTCGAATTTCACCTCTAGTATATGCATTCACAAATGGGTCTCTGGAGCTGACCAATCAGTCTGCTCAGGTTGTAGACAACAATTTGGTTTCACCAGAAAGAGACATAACTGTTATAACTGTGGGCTGGTGCATTGCCATGCCTGTAGTTCCAAAAAAGCATTGAAAGCTGCATTGGCTCCTACACCAGGCAAACCACATCGTGTCTGTGATGCTTGCCATGCAAAACTTAAAGCTGCTGAGGCTGGTAACAACATTAATAGGAAAGCTACAACTCCTCGCCCTTCAGTGGATTCCAGGGAATATTCCAGCAGGGTAGACGTAAGGTCTTCAAGGGTTCTGTTATCTCCAACTATGGAACCGGTCAAGTACCTCGAGATCAAGTCTGGAAGGCCAGGGAACAGATATGATTACCCTTCAATGGTCAGGGCTTCCCAAGTTCCATCACTTTTACAACTAAAAGATATTGCATTTCCTAGTTCACTCAGTGCTATTCAAAATGCTTTGAAACCTGTTATGCCAACATCGCCTCAGCCCCAGCCTCAGCCCCTAGTCAACTCGAGACCTTCTTCACCTTACTCAAGGAGACCTAGCCCTCCACGCTCTACCACTCCTGTATTTTCTAGGGGCGTTATTGACAGTCTCAGGAAGACGAATGATGTCTTAAACCAAGAAGTATCGAAGCTGCAAAATCAA ATTAGAAGTCTGAAGCAGAAGTGTGATGGTCAAGATCaggaaatacaaaaattaacaaaagagGCTAAAGAATCAGCTTCAGTGGCTGCAGAACAATTTTCAAAGTGGAGAGCGGCCAAGGAACTTTTGAAGTCCTTCACAGAACAG TTAAAGGAGATGTCAGAGAAGGTTCCTCCAGAGGTTTCTGAGAGTGAAATCTTTAAATCCTTGCATGCTCGATCTGAAGAATTTCTTAAAACCAGTTCTGCAGTATCTAAAATTTATACTGACTGGCCAACGAGCTTAGACCAAAGAGTTGAAGACTGTAGTTCTGCACGAGTTTCTGACCTATCTCATGATGGAGACCATGGTTCTGCACGAGTTTCTAACCAATCTCATGATGAAGGATACAGTAGTAGAGCATCTGCTTCTAACACAAAAGACAATGAACCTCAACCAAGTTCAGAAAATGGCTTCAAATCACATGAATCTTCAACAAGAAAGTCTGAGGGTGGTAAAGAAGTTATTGAACAATTCGAACCTGGTGTTTACGTTACTCTTCTCCAACTTCGAGATGGTACCAGGGTTTTCAGGCGTGTTAAATTCAG TAAACGAAGGTTTAGTGAGCAACAGGCAGAGGAATGGTGGAATGGCAACAAAGATAGGCTGCTTAGGAGATACAATCAACATAAGACAAACACTGCTTCAACTGAATCATCCAATGGACCAGCACCTGCAGCAGAGGAAAACAATGAAGCAACCACTCCAGTTTCTGAAACTTAG
- the LOC107422887 gene encoding PH, RCC1 and FYVE domains-containing protein 1 isoform X1, with protein sequence MTCGCFAKLFSPNTPTMFLKAIIALKKGTQLIKYSRKGKPKFCPFRISTDETTLIWYSHGEERNLKLASISKIIPGQRTAVFKRYLRPEKDYLSFSLLYKNGDRSLDLICKDKAEAEIWFAGLKALISPGGRGRRTKSDFFDDGSDFGQDGGRLSASIEYSPSIAHSRVSIDWNLASSDVASARSNMQLRTNAGDGFRISVSSTPSCSSGASGPDDIESLGDVYMWGEVWSDGILPDGSVSSIPIKTDVLTPKPLESNVVLDVHQIACGVRHVALVTRQGEVFTWGEESGGRLGHGIDKDYSRPSLVEFLAVNNVDFVACGEYHTCAVSTSGDLFTWGDGTHNAGLLGQGNEVSHWIPKRVAGPLEGLQVLSVSCGTWHSALATSSGKLFTFGDGTFGVLGHGDRESVPYPKEVQSLCGLKTIKVSCGVWHTAAIVEVMGQPGANVSSRKLFTWGDGDKYRLGHGSKDTYLLPTCVSSLIDYNFQQLACGHTMTVALTTSGHVFTMGGTAYGQLGNPSSDGKIPCLVQDKLVGEFVEEISCGAYHVAVLTSRSEVFTWGRGSNGRLGHGDIEDRKTPTLVEALRDRHVKNISCGSNFTSSICIHKWVSGADQSVCSGCRQQFGFTRKRHNCYNCGLVHCHACSSKKALKAALAPTPGKPHRVCDACHAKLKAAEAGNNINRKATTPRPSVDSREYSSRVDVRSSRVLLSPTMEPVKYLEIKSGRPGNRYDYPSMVRASQVPSLLQLKDIAFPSSLSAIQNALKPVMPTSPQPQPQPLVNSRPSSPYSRRPSPPRSTTPVFSRGVIDSLRKTNDVLNQEVSKLQNQIRSLKQKCDGQDQEIQKLTKEAKESASVAAEQFSKWRAAKELLKSFTEQLKEMSEKVPPEVSESEIFKSLHARSEEFLKTSSAVSKIYTDWPTSLDQRVEDCSSARVSDLSHDGDHGSARVSNQSHDEGYSSRASASNTKDNEPQPSSENGFKSHESSTRKSEGGKEVIEQFEPGVYVTLLQLRDGTRVFRRVKFSKRRFSEQQAEEWWNGNKDRLLRRYNQHKTNTASTESSNGPAPAAEENNEATTPVSET encoded by the exons ATGACCTGTGGGTGCTTTGCCAAACTGTTTTCCCCTAATACTCCCACCATGTTTTTGAAGGCAATCATCGCTTTAAAAAAGGGTACTCAGTTAATCAAGTATAGCCGGAAAGGGAAGCCTAAGTTTTGTCCATTCAGAATTTCTACG GATGAAACAACACTGATCTGGTACTCCCATGGAGAAGAACGGAATCTGAAATTAGCTTCTATATCAAAAATTATCCCTGGACAAAGAACT GCTGTGTTTAAAAGATATTTGCGCCCTGAAAAGGATTATCTCTCATTTTCTCTTCTATATAAAAACGGTGATCGATCACTTGATCTG ATATGCAAGGACAAAGCTGAGGCAGAAATATGGTTTGCAGGGCTCAAGGCATTAATTTCTCCTGGAGGACGTGGTAGACGTACTAAGAGTGATTTCTTTGAT GATGGTAGTGACTTTGGTCAAGACGGTGGTCGCCTTAGTGCATCCATAGAATACAGTCCAAGTATTGCCCATTCTAGGGTTTCTATTGATTGGAATTTGGCAAGCTCAGATGTGGCTTCAGCACGTTCAAATATGCAACTAAGAACAAATGCTGGAGATGGTTTTCGTATTAGCGTTTCAAGCACTCCTAGCTGTTCAAGTGGAGCATCTGGACCTGATGACATAGAATCATTAGGAGACGTTTATATGTGGGGAGAGGTTTGGTCTGATGGGATTTTACCAGATGGGTCTGTGAGCTCAATCCCTATAAAAACTGATGTGCTAACTCCAAAGCCCCTAGAATCAAATGTCGTTCTTGATGTTCATCAGATTGCTTGTGGTGTACGTCATGTTGCTCTTGTAACAAGGCAAGGTGAGGTTTTCACCTGGGGAGAGGAATCTGGGGGGAGACTTGGTCATGGGATTGATAAAGACTATAGTCGCCCCAGCCTTGTTGAGTTCTTGGCAGTCAATAATGTAGATTTTGTTGCATGTGGCGAATATCATACATGTGCTGTATCTACATCTGGTGATTTATTTACCTGGGGTGATGGCACCCATAATGCCGGACTTCTAGGCCAGGGCAATGAAGTTAGTCATTGGATACCTAAAAGGGTTGCTGGTCCTTTAGAAGGACTTCAGGTTTTATCGGTTTCATGTGGAACTTGGCATTCGGCATTGGCAACTTCCAGTGGGAAACTGTTTACATTTGGTGATGGAACATTTGGTGTTCTTGGCCATGGAGATCGAGAGAGCGTTCCATATCCAAAGGAGGTACAGTCATTGTGTGGACTAAAGACTATAAAGGTTTCTTGTGGAGTATGGCATACTGCAGCTATCGTAGAGGTTATGGGTCAGCCTGGTGCAAATGTTTCCTCTAGAAAGTTGTTCACCTGGGGAGATGGTGACAAATATCGTTTGGGACATGGAAGCAAGGATACTTACCTTCTTCCCACCTGTGTCTCTTCACTTATTGACTACAACTTCCAGCAGCTCGCATGTGGGCATACTATGACTGTCGCCCTCACGACATCAGGTCATGTCTTTACCATGGGTGGTACAGCATATGGACAGCTAGGCAATCCAAGCTCTGATGGAAAGATTCCTTGCTTGGTACAGGATAAATTGGTAGGTGAGTTTGTTGAAGAAATATCTTGTGGGGCATATCATGTTGCAGTCCTCACATCAAGAAGTGAAGTATTCACTTGGGGGAGAGGTTCTAATGGAAGATTGGGACATGGAGATATAGAAGATCGAAAGACTCCAACTTTGGTCGAAGCACTGAGAGATAGGCATGTCAAAAATATATCATGCGGTTCGAATTTCACCTCTAGTATATGCATTCACAAATGGGTCTCTGGAGCTGACCAATCAGTCTGCTCAGGTTGTAGACAACAATTTGGTTTCACCAGAAAGAGACATAACTGTTATAACTGTGGGCTGGTGCATTGCCATGCCTGTAGTTCCAAAAAAGCATTGAAAGCTGCATTGGCTCCTACACCAGGCAAACCACATCGTGTCTGTGATGCTTGCCATGCAAAACTTAAAGCTGCTGAGGCTGGTAACAACATTAATAGGAAAGCTACAACTCCTCGCCCTTCAGTGGATTCCAGGGAATATTCCAGCAGGGTAGACGTAAGGTCTTCAAGGGTTCTGTTATCTCCAACTATGGAACCGGTCAAGTACCTCGAGATCAAGTCTGGAAGGCCAGGGAACAGATATGATTACCCTTCAATGGTCAGGGCTTCCCAAGTTCCATCACTTTTACAACTAAAAGATATTGCATTTCCTAGTTCACTCAGTGCTATTCAAAATGCTTTGAAACCTGTTATGCCAACATCGCCTCAGCCCCAGCCTCAGCCCCTAGTCAACTCGAGACCTTCTTCACCTTACTCAAGGAGACCTAGCCCTCCACGCTCTACCACTCCTGTATTTTCTAGGGGCGTTATTGACAGTCTCAGGAAGACGAATGATGTCTTAAACCAAGAAGTATCGAAGCTGCAAAATCAA ATTAGAAGTCTGAAGCAGAAGTGTGATGGTCAAGATCaggaaatacaaaaattaacaaaagagGCTAAAGAATCAGCTTCAGTGGCTGCAGAACAATTTTCAAAGTGGAGAGCGGCCAAGGAACTTTTGAAGTCCTTCACAGAACAG TTAAAGGAGATGTCAGAGAAGGTTCCTCCAGAGGTTTCTGAGAGTGAAATCTTTAAATCCTTGCATGCTCGATCTGAAGAATTTCTTAAAACCAGTTCTGCAGTATCTAAAATTTATACTGACTGGCCAACGAGCTTAGACCAAAGAGTTGAAGACTGTAGTTCTGCACGAGTTTCTGACCTATCTCATGATGGAGACCATGGTTCTGCACGAGTTTCTAACCAATCTCATGATGAAGGATACAGTAGTAGAGCATCTGCTTCTAACACAAAAGACAATGAACCTCAACCAAGTTCAGAAAATGGCTTCAAATCACATGAATCTTCAACAAGAAAGTCTGAGGGTGGTAAAGAAGTTATTGAACAATTCGAACCTGGTGTTTACGTTACTCTTCTCCAACTTCGAGATGGTACCAGGGTTTTCAGGCGTGTTAAATTCAG TAAACGAAGGTTTAGTGAGCAACAGGCAGAGGAATGGTGGAATGGCAACAAAGATAGGCTGCTTAGGAGATACAATCAACATAAGACAAACACTGCTTCAACTGAATCATCCAATGGACCAGCACCTGCAGCAGAGGAAAACAATGAAGCAACCACTCCAGTTTCTGAAACTTAG
- the LOC107422887 gene encoding PH, RCC1 and FYVE domains-containing protein 1 isoform X2: MADPSSFGNPERDTEQAIIALKKGTQLIKYSRKGKPKFCPFRISTDETTLIWYSHGEERNLKLASISKIIPGQRTAVFKRYLRPEKDYLSFSLLYKNGDRSLDLICKDKAEAEIWFAGLKALISPGGRGRRTKSDFFDDGSDFGQDGGRLSASIEYSPSIAHSRVSIDWNLASSDVASARSNMQLRTNAGDGFRISVSSTPSCSSGASGPDDIESLGDVYMWGEVWSDGILPDGSVSSIPIKTDVLTPKPLESNVVLDVHQIACGVRHVALVTRQGEVFTWGEESGGRLGHGIDKDYSRPSLVEFLAVNNVDFVACGEYHTCAVSTSGDLFTWGDGTHNAGLLGQGNEVSHWIPKRVAGPLEGLQVLSVSCGTWHSALATSSGKLFTFGDGTFGVLGHGDRESVPYPKEVQSLCGLKTIKVSCGVWHTAAIVEVMGQPGANVSSRKLFTWGDGDKYRLGHGSKDTYLLPTCVSSLIDYNFQQLACGHTMTVALTTSGHVFTMGGTAYGQLGNPSSDGKIPCLVQDKLVGEFVEEISCGAYHVAVLTSRSEVFTWGRGSNGRLGHGDIEDRKTPTLVEALRDRHVKNISCGSNFTSSICIHKWVSGADQSVCSGCRQQFGFTRKRHNCYNCGLVHCHACSSKKALKAALAPTPGKPHRVCDACHAKLKAAEAGNNINRKATTPRPSVDSREYSSRVDVRSSRVLLSPTMEPVKYLEIKSGRPGNRYDYPSMVRASQVPSLLQLKDIAFPSSLSAIQNALKPVMPTSPQPQPQPLVNSRPSSPYSRRPSPPRSTTPVFSRGVIDSLRKTNDVLNQEVSKLQNQIRSLKQKCDGQDQEIQKLTKEAKESASVAAEQFSKWRAAKELLKSFTEQLKEMSEKVPPEVSESEIFKSLHARSEEFLKTSSAVSKIYTDWPTSLDQRVEDCSSARVSDLSHDGDHGSARVSNQSHDEGYSSRASASNTKDNEPQPSSENGFKSHESSTRKSEGGKEVIEQFEPGVYVTLLQLRDGTRVFRRVKFSKRRFSEQQAEEWWNGNKDRLLRRYNQHKTNTASTESSNGPAPAAEENNEATTPVSET; this comes from the exons ATGGCAGATCCTTCTAGCTTTGGGAATCCTGAGCGTGACACCGAGCAA GCAATCATCGCTTTAAAAAAGGGTACTCAGTTAATCAAGTATAGCCGGAAAGGGAAGCCTAAGTTTTGTCCATTCAGAATTTCTACG GATGAAACAACACTGATCTGGTACTCCCATGGAGAAGAACGGAATCTGAAATTAGCTTCTATATCAAAAATTATCCCTGGACAAAGAACT GCTGTGTTTAAAAGATATTTGCGCCCTGAAAAGGATTATCTCTCATTTTCTCTTCTATATAAAAACGGTGATCGATCACTTGATCTG ATATGCAAGGACAAAGCTGAGGCAGAAATATGGTTTGCAGGGCTCAAGGCATTAATTTCTCCTGGAGGACGTGGTAGACGTACTAAGAGTGATTTCTTTGAT GATGGTAGTGACTTTGGTCAAGACGGTGGTCGCCTTAGTGCATCCATAGAATACAGTCCAAGTATTGCCCATTCTAGGGTTTCTATTGATTGGAATTTGGCAAGCTCAGATGTGGCTTCAGCACGTTCAAATATGCAACTAAGAACAAATGCTGGAGATGGTTTTCGTATTAGCGTTTCAAGCACTCCTAGCTGTTCAAGTGGAGCATCTGGACCTGATGACATAGAATCATTAGGAGACGTTTATATGTGGGGAGAGGTTTGGTCTGATGGGATTTTACCAGATGGGTCTGTGAGCTCAATCCCTATAAAAACTGATGTGCTAACTCCAAAGCCCCTAGAATCAAATGTCGTTCTTGATGTTCATCAGATTGCTTGTGGTGTACGTCATGTTGCTCTTGTAACAAGGCAAGGTGAGGTTTTCACCTGGGGAGAGGAATCTGGGGGGAGACTTGGTCATGGGATTGATAAAGACTATAGTCGCCCCAGCCTTGTTGAGTTCTTGGCAGTCAATAATGTAGATTTTGTTGCATGTGGCGAATATCATACATGTGCTGTATCTACATCTGGTGATTTATTTACCTGGGGTGATGGCACCCATAATGCCGGACTTCTAGGCCAGGGCAATGAAGTTAGTCATTGGATACCTAAAAGGGTTGCTGGTCCTTTAGAAGGACTTCAGGTTTTATCGGTTTCATGTGGAACTTGGCATTCGGCATTGGCAACTTCCAGTGGGAAACTGTTTACATTTGGTGATGGAACATTTGGTGTTCTTGGCCATGGAGATCGAGAGAGCGTTCCATATCCAAAGGAGGTACAGTCATTGTGTGGACTAAAGACTATAAAGGTTTCTTGTGGAGTATGGCATACTGCAGCTATCGTAGAGGTTATGGGTCAGCCTGGTGCAAATGTTTCCTCTAGAAAGTTGTTCACCTGGGGAGATGGTGACAAATATCGTTTGGGACATGGAAGCAAGGATACTTACCTTCTTCCCACCTGTGTCTCTTCACTTATTGACTACAACTTCCAGCAGCTCGCATGTGGGCATACTATGACTGTCGCCCTCACGACATCAGGTCATGTCTTTACCATGGGTGGTACAGCATATGGACAGCTAGGCAATCCAAGCTCTGATGGAAAGATTCCTTGCTTGGTACAGGATAAATTGGTAGGTGAGTTTGTTGAAGAAATATCTTGTGGGGCATATCATGTTGCAGTCCTCACATCAAGAAGTGAAGTATTCACTTGGGGGAGAGGTTCTAATGGAAGATTGGGACATGGAGATATAGAAGATCGAAAGACTCCAACTTTGGTCGAAGCACTGAGAGATAGGCATGTCAAAAATATATCATGCGGTTCGAATTTCACCTCTAGTATATGCATTCACAAATGGGTCTCTGGAGCTGACCAATCAGTCTGCTCAGGTTGTAGACAACAATTTGGTTTCACCAGAAAGAGACATAACTGTTATAACTGTGGGCTGGTGCATTGCCATGCCTGTAGTTCCAAAAAAGCATTGAAAGCTGCATTGGCTCCTACACCAGGCAAACCACATCGTGTCTGTGATGCTTGCCATGCAAAACTTAAAGCTGCTGAGGCTGGTAACAACATTAATAGGAAAGCTACAACTCCTCGCCCTTCAGTGGATTCCAGGGAATATTCCAGCAGGGTAGACGTAAGGTCTTCAAGGGTTCTGTTATCTCCAACTATGGAACCGGTCAAGTACCTCGAGATCAAGTCTGGAAGGCCAGGGAACAGATATGATTACCCTTCAATGGTCAGGGCTTCCCAAGTTCCATCACTTTTACAACTAAAAGATATTGCATTTCCTAGTTCACTCAGTGCTATTCAAAATGCTTTGAAACCTGTTATGCCAACATCGCCTCAGCCCCAGCCTCAGCCCCTAGTCAACTCGAGACCTTCTTCACCTTACTCAAGGAGACCTAGCCCTCCACGCTCTACCACTCCTGTATTTTCTAGGGGCGTTATTGACAGTCTCAGGAAGACGAATGATGTCTTAAACCAAGAAGTATCGAAGCTGCAAAATCAA ATTAGAAGTCTGAAGCAGAAGTGTGATGGTCAAGATCaggaaatacaaaaattaacaaaagagGCTAAAGAATCAGCTTCAGTGGCTGCAGAACAATTTTCAAAGTGGAGAGCGGCCAAGGAACTTTTGAAGTCCTTCACAGAACAG TTAAAGGAGATGTCAGAGAAGGTTCCTCCAGAGGTTTCTGAGAGTGAAATCTTTAAATCCTTGCATGCTCGATCTGAAGAATTTCTTAAAACCAGTTCTGCAGTATCTAAAATTTATACTGACTGGCCAACGAGCTTAGACCAAAGAGTTGAAGACTGTAGTTCTGCACGAGTTTCTGACCTATCTCATGATGGAGACCATGGTTCTGCACGAGTTTCTAACCAATCTCATGATGAAGGATACAGTAGTAGAGCATCTGCTTCTAACACAAAAGACAATGAACCTCAACCAAGTTCAGAAAATGGCTTCAAATCACATGAATCTTCAACAAGAAAGTCTGAGGGTGGTAAAGAAGTTATTGAACAATTCGAACCTGGTGTTTACGTTACTCTTCTCCAACTTCGAGATGGTACCAGGGTTTTCAGGCGTGTTAAATTCAG TAAACGAAGGTTTAGTGAGCAACAGGCAGAGGAATGGTGGAATGGCAACAAAGATAGGCTGCTTAGGAGATACAATCAACATAAGACAAACACTGCTTCAACTGAATCATCCAATGGACCAGCACCTGCAGCAGAGGAAAACAATGAAGCAACCACTCCAGTTTCTGAAACTTAG